A region from the Aegilops tauschii subsp. strangulata cultivar AL8/78 chromosome 5, Aet v6.0, whole genome shotgun sequence genome encodes:
- the LOC109741382 gene encoding protein TRAUCO yields the protein MADASFPSPAMLPPSDSDLLLPPTDAPTPEAAARTPNLPDTPASAADPETPFSDAATASDADVSAVAPLYAAAVDDAEDDGINDPSGAARKHMTLAPPAPPTKKSKKKGGNCVWTRPNSRKGKKKAKPPGHAVAGGAGASGGGRPRPSCGEDEFLLTPAPRLAAERNDDGPELPVLLSRVYKSEKIEVSEDRLTAGSTKGYRMIRATRGIASGAWYFEVKVMHLGSSGATRLGWATNKADIQTPVGCDSFGFSYRSVDGSKVYKAWRDKYADEGYGEGDILGFYISLPQGELYEPKQPDLVKYKGMPFHAQGLKDEKKTPDPVPGSEIVYFKNGVCQGTAFEDIPGGRYYPAASMYSLPDEPNCEVRFNFGPDFTFFPEDFAGRPVPRPMSEVPYQAYELKNEGPAENGNAEKAG from the exons ATGGCCGACGCCTCCTTTCCCTCGCCCGCGATGTTGCCGCCGTCCGATTCcgacctgctcctgccgcccacCGACGCCCCGACCCCCGAAGCCGCCGCCAGGACCCCCAACCTCCCCGACACCCCCGCCTCCGCCGCGGATCCAGAGACCCCCTTCTCcgacgccgccaccgcctccgACGCCGACGTTTCCGCCGTCGCCCCGCTCTACGCGGCGGCCGTGGATGACGCCGAGGACGACGGGATCAACGACCCCTCGGGCGCCGCCAGGAAGCACATGACCCTCGCGCCCCCGGCCCCGCCGACCAAGAAgtccaagaagaagggcggcaacTGCGTCTGGACCAGGCCCAACTCCcgcaaggggaagaagaaggccaAGCCGCCCGGCCACGCCGTCGCCGGCGGCGCCGGCGCCAGCGGAGGCGGCCGCCCCAGGCCCTCCTGTGGCGAGGACGAGTTCCTCCTCACCCCGGCACCCCGCCTCGCGGCCGAACGCAACGACGACGGGCCTGAACTGCCTGTGCTCCTCTCGCGTGTCTACAAGTCCGAGAAGATCGAGGTCTCGGAGGATCGCCTAACCGCAGGCAGCACCAAGGGCTACCGAATGATACGTGCCACCCGTGGCATTGCATCCGGTGCTTGGTATTTTGAGGTCAAGGTCATGCACCTTGGTAGCTCCGGCGCCACCCGTCTCGGCTGGGCCACCAACAAGGCTGACATCCAGACACCTGTGGGTTGCGACAGCTTTGGTTTCAGTTACCGCAGCGTCGATGGCTCCAAGGTGTACAAGGCCTGGAGGGATAAGTATGCCGATGAAGGATACGGCGAAGGAGATATTCTGGGCTTCTACATTTCTCTGCCTCAGGGCGAGCTGTATGAGCCCAAACAACCTGACCTGGTTAAGTACAAGGGAATGCCTTTCCATGCACAAGGTCTCAAGGATGAGAAAAAGACGCCGGATCCTGTTCCTG GAAGTGAGATAGTTTACTTCAAGAACGGGGTATGCCAAGGCACGGCCTTTGAGGATATTCCTGGAGGGCGCTACTACCCAGCTGCATCAATGTACTCACTGCCTGATGAGCCGAATTGTGAGGTCAGGTTCAACTTTGGGCCTGATTTCACGTTCTTTCCTGAAGACTTCGCAGGCCGTCCTGTCCCTCGGCCAATGAGCGAGGTGCCTTACCAGGCATATGAGCTGAAGAACGAGGGACCTGCTGAAAATGGTAATGCTGAAAAGGCTGGTTAG